A window from Mycobacterium botniense encodes these proteins:
- a CDS encoding DUF2613 domain-containing protein: MNRFVAPAAASIVVGLLLGAAAIFGVTLMVEQNTKPPLPGGDPASSVLNRVEYGTRS, from the coding sequence ATGAACCGGTTCGTTGCGCCCGCCGCCGCCAGCATCGTGGTTGGTTTGTTGCTGGGCGCGGCCGCGATCTTCGGGGTCACCCTGATGGTGGAACAAAACACGAAGCCGCCGCTGCCCGGCGGCGATCCCGCGTCCTCGGTGCTCAACCGGGTCGAGTACGGCACCCGTAGCTAG
- a CDS encoding DUF2613 domain-containing protein — MARLTTSAGRWWRATTDVAATVTNAAETNATTTNATTTKKPSLRRLVPYAASSVVVGAILGAVAMFGGTFVVQHHGRAPQPPRDPNPSISHLVQYGNRCYHGHCLPCASKQECLNKLPPQLRP; from the coding sequence GTGGCACGGCTCACCACGTCCGCAGGGCGTTGGTGGCGGGCGACGACCGACGTTGCCGCAACGGTGACAAACGCTGCCGAGACGAACGCGACCACAACCAACGCGACCACAACCAAGAAGCCCTCGCTACGGCGGCTGGTTCCGTACGCGGCGAGCAGCGTCGTCGTAGGCGCGATTCTCGGCGCCGTCGCGATGTTCGGTGGGACATTCGTCGTGCAGCACCATGGCCGAGCGCCGCAACCGCCGCGTGACCCTAACCCGTCGATATCGCACCTGGTGCAGTACGGAAATCGCTGTTATCACGGGCACTGCCTGCCGTGCGCCAGCAAGCAGGAGTGCTTGAATAAGCTGCCGCCGCAGCTGCGGCCCTAG
- a CDS encoding glycoside hydrolase family 3 N-terminal domain-containing protein has protein sequence MVFARIAVVLAAASLLVTACFSHPHPTLPAGQSPSPPARQPAARPAPPLCGEATGLSARDKLAQLLMVGVRDASDARGVVTGYHVGGIFIGSWTDLTMLSDGSLADIAAKAGPLPLAVSVDEEGGRVSRLSPMIGSAPPPRVLAQTHTPDEVYRLARDRGRKIRELGVTIDFAPVVDVSDAPADTVIGDRSFGSDPAVVTAYAGAYARGLRDAGLLPVLKHFPGHGHGSGDSHTGAVTTPPLDVLKVSDLVPYRTLVAATPVGVMIGHVQVPGLTGNEPASLSAAAVQLLRDGSGYGGPPFNGPVFSDDLSSMAAIADHYGIAEAVLRTLQAGTDTALWVTTEQVPAVLDRLEKALAAGELTMPAIDAKLARVAAMKGPDPRCGR, from the coding sequence ATGGTATTCGCGCGCATCGCGGTCGTGCTGGCGGCGGCATCTCTGCTGGTGACGGCGTGCTTCTCGCACCCGCACCCGACCCTGCCCGCAGGGCAGTCGCCGTCGCCCCCGGCTCGTCAGCCGGCAGCCCGGCCGGCGCCGCCGCTGTGTGGAGAAGCTACGGGCCTGTCAGCCCGTGACAAGTTGGCGCAGCTACTGATGGTCGGGGTGCGGGACGCCAGCGACGCCCGGGGTGTCGTCACCGGCTATCACGTGGGCGGCATTTTCATCGGGAGCTGGACTGACCTCACGATGCTCAGCGACGGCTCATTGGCCGACATCGCCGCCAAGGCTGGCCCACTGCCGCTGGCGGTAAGCGTTGATGAAGAAGGTGGCCGGGTGTCGCGGCTGTCGCCAATGATCGGCTCCGCTCCTCCACCGCGAGTGTTGGCGCAGACCCACACCCCGGACGAGGTCTACCGCCTCGCCCGCGACCGCGGCCGCAAAATCCGCGAGCTCGGGGTCACCATCGATTTCGCTCCCGTGGTCGACGTGAGCGACGCGCCGGCTGACACCGTGATCGGTGACCGATCGTTCGGCTCGGATCCGGCAGTGGTGACCGCCTACGCCGGCGCTTATGCCCGCGGATTACGCGATGCCGGGCTGTTACCTGTGCTCAAGCATTTCCCCGGCCACGGGCACGGCTCCGGTGATTCGCACACCGGCGCGGTTACCACCCCGCCGCTGGACGTTTTGAAAGTCAGTGATCTGGTGCCGTACCGGACGCTGGTGGCCGCGACCCCGGTTGGCGTGATGATCGGTCATGTGCAAGTGCCCGGTCTGACCGGCAATGAGCCCGCCAGCCTCAGCGCCGCCGCGGTACAGCTGCTCCGCGACGGCAGCGGCTACGGCGGCCCGCCCTTCAACGGACCGGTGTTCAGTGACGATCTGTCCAGCATGGCCGCCATCGCCGACCACTATGGGATAGCGGAAGCGGTGCTGCGCACTTTACAGGCTGGCACCGACACCGCCCTGTGGGTCACCACCGAGCAGGTGCCGGCGGTGCTGGACCGGTTGGAGAAGGCGCTGGCCGCAGGCGAGTTGACGATGCCGGCGATCGACGCCAAGCTCGCGCGCGTGGCGGCGATGAAGGGGCCAGACCCCAGGTGCGGGAGGTAG
- a CDS encoding TetR/AcrR family transcriptional regulator: protein MAGGTKRLPRAVREQQMLDAAVEMFSANGYHETSMDTIAAKAQISKPMLYLYYGSKEELFGACLNRELARFIDAVRADIRPDQSPKDLLRNTISSFLRYIDANRASWIVMYTQATSSTAFAHTVREGRERIIELVAALLREGTRNPHPDTDFDTMAVALVGAGEAVATRLSTGETDVEEAAELMINLFWHGLRGTPGETDTTDADIGMTATRRPG from the coding sequence ATGGCAGGTGGTACCAAACGGCTGCCCCGTGCTGTACGTGAACAGCAGATGCTTGACGCTGCCGTAGAGATGTTCTCGGCCAACGGCTACCACGAAACATCGATGGACACCATTGCCGCCAAGGCACAGATCTCCAAGCCGATGCTGTACCTCTATTACGGCTCCAAGGAGGAGTTGTTCGGTGCGTGTCTGAACCGCGAGCTGGCTCGGTTCATCGACGCGGTGCGTGCCGACATCCGACCCGACCAGAGTCCAAAAGACCTGCTGCGCAACACGATCTCCTCATTCCTGCGCTACATTGACGCCAACCGGGCGTCGTGGATCGTGATGTACACGCAGGCCACCAGTTCAACGGCGTTCGCGCATACCGTACGCGAAGGACGGGAGCGGATCATCGAGTTGGTTGCCGCACTGCTGCGGGAAGGCACCCGAAACCCCCACCCGGACACCGATTTCGACACGATGGCTGTGGCGTTGGTGGGTGCCGGCGAGGCAGTGGCCACCAGGCTGAGCACCGGAGAAACCGACGTCGAGGAGGCGGCTGAGCTGATGATCAACCTGTTCTGGCACGGCCTTAGGGGCACACCCGGCGAAACGGACACCACTGACGCCGATATCGGAATGACCGCCACCCGCAGGCCCGGCTGA
- a CDS encoding chloride channel protein, producing the protein MHPVARRNLDFVTALLIVGLLAGVAGLSTSLALRFVEHLTYHYSFGSLLSGVRGSSRFRRAVGPMVGGALAGLGWWMLRSRTDVRPLIQAIVDRDRIPLLPFGIDALLQVVLVGSGASLGREGAPRQFAAALADLGIGWLKRLPPRDREILLACAAGAGLGAVYAVPVGGALFSARIVLKTWHPRAVGAALVTSSVAVAIGSAATHDKPTLAWPTAASSPLLAAHALALAPLTLVVGLGFNRLMALASNPMRSWVLVPAIAAAGLLIGICSQWWPELPGNGKSILTVSLTSGMTLTAAAVILVLKPALTALFLRAGAAGGMLTPSLATGAATGSVFVLTVNTLAGADIHVPAISLAGAAGVLAVTQRAPLWAAVFVWELAAPPLWLLAVFLAAAAGSHGLRVLTERHRVIAAAA; encoded by the coding sequence ATTCATCCCGTGGCCCGCCGTAACCTCGATTTCGTCACCGCACTCCTGATTGTCGGATTGCTCGCCGGGGTCGCGGGCCTATCGACCAGTCTGGCCCTGCGATTCGTTGAACACCTCACCTACCACTACAGCTTCGGATCGCTGCTGTCCGGGGTCAGAGGCAGCAGTCGGTTTCGCCGTGCCGTGGGACCGATGGTCGGTGGCGCACTGGCGGGCTTGGGCTGGTGGATGCTGCGATCCAGGACCGATGTCCGGCCCCTGATTCAAGCTATTGTGGACCGCGATCGGATACCGCTGCTGCCGTTCGGTATCGACGCCCTCTTACAGGTGGTCCTGGTCGGATCTGGCGCATCACTGGGCCGCGAGGGGGCCCCCCGGCAATTTGCCGCGGCTCTCGCCGATCTCGGCATTGGGTGGCTCAAACGGCTGCCGCCGCGAGACCGCGAGATCCTCCTGGCCTGCGCAGCCGGCGCAGGACTCGGTGCGGTGTATGCCGTGCCGGTGGGCGGGGCGCTCTTCAGTGCGCGGATCGTGCTGAAAACCTGGCATCCGCGTGCGGTGGGTGCGGCACTGGTCACGTCGAGCGTGGCGGTTGCGATCGGTTCCGCCGCGACGCATGACAAACCCACCCTGGCCTGGCCAACCGCGGCCTCCTCGCCACTGCTGGCCGCTCATGCCCTTGCCCTGGCGCCGCTGACTCTCGTCGTGGGGTTGGGGTTCAACCGGCTCATGGCACTGGCCAGCAACCCGATGCGGTCGTGGGTACTGGTTCCGGCGATCGCCGCCGCCGGTTTGCTGATCGGTATCTGCTCACAATGGTGGCCCGAGCTCCCCGGCAACGGTAAAAGCATCCTGACAGTGAGTCTCACCAGCGGCATGACCCTGACAGCGGCGGCCGTGATCCTGGTTTTAAAACCGGCCCTGACGGCACTGTTTCTGCGCGCCGGCGCCGCTGGCGGGATGCTGACTCCCTCACTGGCCACCGGCGCTGCCACAGGATCGGTGTTCGTGCTGACGGTCAACACCTTGGCGGGCGCCGATATCCACGTTCCGGCAATCTCTTTGGCAGGCGCTGCCGGAGTGCTTGCGGTCACTCAGCGCGCACCGTTGTGGGCCGCGGTGTTCGTCTGGGAACTCGCCGCCCCACCCTTGTGGCTGTTGGCGGTTTTCTTGGCGGCAGCAGCCGGTTCGCATGGGCTAAGGGTGCTCACCGAACGTCACCGTGTTATCGCGGCGGCTGCCTGA
- a CDS encoding MaoC/PaaZ C-terminal domain-containing protein encodes MTQSHGLMNMLRAAAGALPLVPRGDQLPSRTVTVDDVPIDRANVADYAALTGLRYRNAVPLTYPFTLTFPPMMSLVTGFDFPFAAIGAIHTENHITQYRPITVTDTVGIAVHAENLREHRRGLLADLVADIRIGNDIAWHQVTTFLHQQRTSLSDEPKPPPQKQPKLPPPNAILQITPAQIRRYAAIGGDHNPIHTNPIAARLFGFPTVIAHGMYSAAAVLANIEARLPDAVTYSVRFGKPVVLPAKVGLYVDPVEDGWDLALRHITAGYPHLTGTIRAL; translated from the coding sequence ATGACTCAATCACATGGCCTGATGAACATGCTCCGCGCGGCGGCCGGCGCGTTGCCGCTGGTGCCGCGTGGCGACCAGTTGCCCAGCCGGACCGTGACCGTCGACGACGTGCCAATCGACCGCGCGAACGTCGCCGACTACGCCGCGCTCACCGGGCTGCGTTACCGCAACGCTGTGCCGCTGACATATCCATTCACGCTGACCTTTCCGCCGATGATGTCCTTGGTCACCGGATTTGATTTCCCCTTCGCCGCAATTGGAGCGATACATACCGAAAACCACATCACGCAGTACCGGCCGATCACGGTGACTGACACCGTCGGAATCGCGGTGCACGCCGAAAACCTTCGCGAACACCGCAGGGGCTTGCTGGCGGACCTGGTGGCCGACATCAGGATCGGTAACGACATTGCCTGGCACCAGGTGACGACGTTTTTGCACCAACAGCGGACTAGCTTATCCGACGAGCCTAAACCGCCCCCGCAGAAACAGCCCAAACTCCCTCCACCGAACGCGATCCTGCAGATCACCCCGGCACAGATCCGGCGCTATGCGGCCATCGGCGGTGATCACAACCCAATCCACACCAATCCGATCGCGGCCAGACTATTCGGATTTCCAACCGTTATTGCGCACGGAATGTACAGTGCAGCAGCGGTTTTAGCTAATATCGAAGCCCGTCTTCCAGATGCCGTGACCTATTCGGTACGGTTCGGCAAGCCGGTGGTGCTGCCCGCGAAGGTGGGACTGTACGTCGATCCGGTCGAAGACGGCTGGGATCTCGCGCTGCGCCACATCACCGCAGGGTACCCCCACCTGACTGGCACAATCCGCGCACTGTAG
- a CDS encoding 3-oxoacyl-ACP reductase, translating to MAPKLSSDLFSQVVKSGPGSFVAKQLGIPQPETLRRYRVGDPPLEGSLLIGGEGRVVEPLRAALANDYEVVSRNLGGRWADSFGGLVFDATGITAPAGLKALHGFFSPLLRNLGRCARVVVVGTTPEAITGAHERIAQRALEGFTRSLGKELRRGATVQLVYLSPEAKPAATGLESTMRFILSAKSAYVDGQVFYVGAADSTPPADWDRPLDGKVAIVTGAARGIGATIAEVFARDGARVIGIDVDAAAEALAEVVSRVGGTALTLDVTADDAVDRITDHLSGHYGGRADILVNNAGITRDKLLVNMDDARWDAVIAVNLLAPLRLTEGLVGNGSIGEGGRVIGLSSMAGIAGNRGQTNYATTKAGMIGLTQALAPALADKGITINAVAPGFIETQMTAAIPLVTREVGRRLNSLLQGGLPVDVAETIAYFANPASNAVTGNVIRVCGQAMMGA from the coding sequence GTGGCACCCAAGCTTTCATCGGATCTGTTCTCCCAGGTTGTCAAATCAGGTCCTGGATCGTTTGTGGCCAAGCAACTGGGTATTCCGCAGCCCGAGACATTGCGCCGCTATCGGGTCGGCGACCCTCCGCTGGAAGGATCGCTGTTGATCGGCGGAGAAGGGCGGGTGGTCGAGCCGCTGCGGGCCGCGCTGGCTAATGACTACGAGGTTGTCAGCCGCAACCTCGGTGGCCGCTGGGCCGATTCGTTCGGCGGGCTGGTTTTCGACGCCACCGGTATCACCGCCCCGGCGGGGTTGAAAGCGCTCCACGGGTTCTTCAGCCCGCTGTTGCGCAATCTGGGCCGCTGCGCACGTGTGGTTGTCGTCGGCACCACACCCGAGGCGATCACCGGCGCCCACGAAAGGATCGCCCAGCGTGCGCTGGAGGGCTTCACCCGCTCGCTGGGTAAAGAACTGCGTCGCGGCGCAACCGTCCAGCTGGTGTACTTGTCCCCGGAGGCCAAACCGGCGGCCACCGGCCTGGAATCGACGATGCGGTTCATCTTGTCGGCGAAATCGGCGTATGTGGATGGCCAGGTGTTCTATGTCGGGGCGGCCGACTCCACGCCCCCGGCCGACTGGGACCGCCCCTTGGACGGCAAGGTTGCCATTGTCACCGGAGCCGCCCGCGGTATCGGTGCGACCATCGCTGAGGTGTTTGCTCGCGACGGTGCCCGCGTCATCGGGATCGACGTCGACGCTGCTGCCGAGGCCCTGGCCGAGGTGGTGTCCCGGGTGGGCGGCACCGCCCTGACACTCGACGTCACCGCAGACGATGCGGTCGATCGCATCACCGACCACCTGAGCGGGCATTACGGCGGGCGGGCGGACATCTTGGTCAACAACGCCGGCATCACCCGTGACAAGTTGTTGGTCAACATGGACGACGCCCGCTGGGATGCGGTCATCGCGGTCAATTTACTCGCTCCCCTGCGTCTCACCGAGGGACTCGTTGGCAACGGCAGTATCGGCGAAGGCGGGCGAGTGATCGGGCTGTCATCGATGGCCGGCATTGCGGGCAATCGCGGGCAAACCAACTACGCCACCACCAAGGCCGGCATGATTGGTCTGACCCAGGCACTGGCTCCCGCGCTCGCCGACAAGGGCATCACGATCAACGCCGTCGCCCCCGGATTCATCGAAACCCAGATGACCGCAGCGATTCCGCTGGTCACCCGCGAGGTCGGGCGCCGGCTGAACTCGTTATTGCAGGGCGGCCTACCTGTCGATGTCGCCGAAACAATCGCCTACTTTGCCAACCCCGCTTCCAATGCTGTGACCGGCAACGTGATTCGTGTGTGCGGCCAAGCCATGATGGGTGCTTGA
- a CDS encoding acetyl-CoA C-acetyltransferase has product MAPESTQASQKSSLTRRRVAVLGGNRIPFARSDGAYAEASNQDMFTAALGGLVERFGLAGERLGAVIGGAVLKHSRDFNLMRECVLGSALSPYTPAFDLQQACGTGLQAAIAAADGIAAGRYEVAVAGGVDTTSDPPIGFGDELRRTLLKLRRSTSNLERLKLVGKLPATLGVEIPVNSEPRTGLSMGEHAAITAKQMGITRVDQDELAVASHRNMAAAYDRGFFDDLITPFLGLYRDDNLRPDSTVEKLAALRPVFGVKSGDATMTAGNSTALTDGASVVLLASEDWAAQHSLTPLAYFVDAETAAVDYVNGDDGLLMAPTYAVPRLLARNQLTLQDFDFYEIHEAFASVVLAHLRAWESEEYCKRRLGLDAALGSVDRSKLNVNGSSLAAGHPFAATGGRILAQMAKQLAEKKAQLKGSVSKPVRGLISICAAGGQGVAAIVEA; this is encoded by the coding sequence GTGGCCCCTGAAAGCACCCAGGCTTCTCAGAAGAGTTCGCTGACTAGGCGACGCGTCGCGGTGTTAGGCGGTAATCGCATCCCGTTCGCGCGATCCGACGGCGCTTACGCCGAGGCGTCCAACCAGGACATGTTCACCGCCGCTCTGGGCGGGCTCGTGGAGCGATTCGGTCTCGCCGGCGAACGACTCGGCGCAGTCATCGGCGGCGCGGTGCTCAAGCACAGCCGCGATTTCAACCTCATGCGTGAATGCGTGCTGGGTTCAGCGCTGTCGCCGTACACTCCGGCGTTTGACCTGCAGCAGGCGTGCGGCACGGGGCTGCAGGCCGCAATCGCCGCAGCGGACGGGATCGCCGCCGGCCGCTACGAAGTGGCCGTTGCCGGCGGGGTGGATACCACCTCCGATCCGCCGATCGGTTTCGGCGACGAGCTGCGCCGCACGTTGCTGAAGCTGCGCAGGTCCACGTCGAACCTGGAACGGCTGAAGCTGGTCGGCAAACTGCCCGCCACCCTCGGGGTGGAGATTCCCGTCAACAGCGAGCCGCGCACCGGGCTTTCGATGGGGGAGCACGCCGCCATCACCGCCAAGCAGATGGGGATCACGCGGGTCGACCAGGACGAGCTGGCAGTCGCCAGCCACCGCAACATGGCGGCTGCCTACGACCGCGGCTTCTTCGACGACCTGATCACACCGTTTCTGGGACTGTACCGCGATGACAATCTGCGGCCCGACTCGACGGTGGAAAAGTTGGCCGCATTACGTCCGGTTTTCGGGGTGAAATCCGGTGACGCGACGATGACCGCGGGCAATTCCACTGCGCTGACCGACGGTGCCTCGGTCGTGTTGCTGGCCAGCGAGGACTGGGCAGCGCAGCATTCGCTAACCCCGCTGGCCTATTTCGTTGATGCCGAGACCGCCGCGGTCGACTATGTCAACGGCGACGACGGGCTGCTGATGGCGCCGACCTATGCTGTGCCCCGGCTGCTGGCCCGCAACCAGCTGACCTTGCAAGACTTCGACTTCTACGAGATCCACGAAGCATTCGCTTCGGTGGTGCTGGCGCACCTGCGGGCTTGGGAGTCCGAGGAATATTGCAAACGACGACTGGGCTTAGATGCCGCACTAGGTTCAGTTGATCGCTCCAAGCTCAACGTCAATGGTTCGTCGCTCGCCGCCGGGCATCCCTTTGCGGCCACCGGTGGGCGAATCCTCGCGCAGATGGCAAAACAGCTTGCCGAGAAAAAGGCGCAGCTAAAAGGGTCCGTGAGCAAACCAGTCCGCGGGCTGATCTCCATCTGTGCCGCTGGTGGTCAGGGCGTAGCCGCGATCGTGGAGGCCTGA